In Desulfovibrio sp. TomC, a genomic segment contains:
- the rfbF gene encoding glucose-1-phosphate cytidylyltransferase, whose translation MKVVILAGGLGTRISEETQIKPKPMVEIGGKPILWHIMKIYSTHGFDEFIICLGYKGYIVKEYFSKYHLHMSDVTFDMDNNSIAYHKNSAEKWKVTLVDTGDASMTGGRIKRIRPYLGDDDLFCMTYGDGLADLDISSEIQAHKQSGALATLVAVQPPGRYGALALDGDHVLRFAEKPKGDGGWICGGFYVLSPKVLDYIEGDATIWEREPLERLAREGQLHAYRHTGFWKAMDTLPDKQYLENLWDGGSPPWKIW comes from the coding sequence ATGAAAGTAGTGATACTAGCCGGCGGCCTTGGAACAAGGATTAGCGAGGAGACACAGATAAAACCGAAGCCCATGGTGGAAATTGGCGGCAAGCCAATTTTGTGGCACATCATGAAGATATATTCTACCCATGGATTTGACGAATTTATTATCTGTCTAGGGTACAAAGGCTACATTGTCAAAGAATATTTTTCAAAGTATCATCTGCATATGTCGGACGTGACCTTTGATATGGACAATAATTCTATTGCGTACCATAAAAATTCCGCTGAGAAGTGGAAAGTGACATTGGTTGATACTGGCGACGCTTCCATGACTGGCGGCCGTATTAAGCGTATCCGGCCGTATCTGGGTGATGACGACCTTTTTTGCATGACCTACGGCGACGGACTGGCCGATCTGGATATCTCCTCCGAGATCCAGGCGCATAAACAAAGCGGTGCTCTGGCGACCCTTGTTGCCGTGCAACCCCCCGGCCGCTATGGAGCCCTGGCCCTGGACGGGGATCACGTGCTGCGGTTTGCCGAAAAGCCCAAGGGCGACGGCGGATGGATATGTGGCGGGTTTTACGTGCTTTCACCGAAGGTGCTCGACTACATTGAGGGCGACGCCACCATATGGGAGCGTGAACCTCTGGAGCGGCTGGCCCGTGAAGGGCAGCTTCATGCCTACCGGCATACCGGTTTCTGGAAAGCCATGGACACCTTGCCGGACAAGCAATATCTTGAAAACCTGTGGGATGGGGGATCGCCCCCATGGAAAATCTGGTAG